The following proteins are co-located in the Rutidosis leptorrhynchoides isolate AG116_Rl617_1_P2 unplaced genomic scaffold, CSIRO_AGI_Rlap_v1 contig193, whole genome shotgun sequence genome:
- the LOC139881774 gene encoding secreted RxLR effector protein 161-like produces the protein MASEFEMSMVGELSYFLGFQIKQCKDGTFITQEKYAKNLVKKFGLETAKPMRTPMGTNEHLSKDIKGEDADPTLYRNMIRSLLYLCANRPDLSYSVGVCARYQANPKQSHVKAVKRIVRYVSGTTGLGLWYTKDTNGVLVGYSDADMAGCVDDRRSTSGGCFYLGSNLVSWFSKKQNLVSLSTAEGEYISASSCCAQLLWMK, from the coding sequence ATGGCCagtgagtttgaaatgagcatggtGGGCGAATTAAGCTACTTCTTAGGCTTTCAGATCAAGCAGTGCAAGGATGGAACGTTTATCACTCAAGAAAAGTATGCTAAAAATCTGGTGAAGAAGTTTGGGTTAGAAACTGCCAAACCGATGAGAACTCCTATGGGAACAAATGAGCATTTATCTAAAGACATTAAAGGAGAAGATGCCGATCCTACACTTTACAGAAATATGATTAGGAGTCTGTTATATCTCTGTGCCAACAGACCTGACTTGAGCTACAGTGTAGGAGTGTGTGCAAGATACCAAGCCAATCCAAAACAGTCACATGTTAAAGCTGTGAAAAGAATCGTGCGCTATGTTTCTGGAACCACAGGATTGGGGCTTTGGTACACAAAAGATACAAATGGAGTGCTAGTTGGCTATAGTGATGCTGATATGGCAGGCTGTGTTGATGATAGGAGAAGTACATCAGGGGGTTGTTTCTACCTTGGAAGCAATCTAGTGTCTTGGTTCAGCAAGAAGCAGAATTTAGTATCATTGTCCACGGCTGAAGGAGAGTATATTTCAGCCAGCAGCTGTTGTGCACAGTTACTCTGGATGAAATAG